The Leucobacter chromiiresistens genome window below encodes:
- a CDS encoding YcnI family protein, protein MQHTRTQKFTRLAVGVGAGAVLALAAPLAASAHVTVTPDQVDAGGWSYLTFRAPTESDTASTTKLEFHLPKDTPFTHVSYQPVAGWTAEVSEETLPEPVDVLGNEVAEAPTEVVYTAEDGGIEPGQVQMFTLSVGPVADTGSIVIPVTQTYSDGTVVEWAATPEQLEEDDTLDPAPVLWVNDAPPADDHHGASGGHDDEQGAAAGAGTAEAAGSTNGVTLGLSVAALVIAAGGVLLGAVALARSRRAAE, encoded by the coding sequence ATGCAGCACACCCGTACCCAGAAGTTCACGCGCCTCGCCGTCGGTGTCGGCGCCGGCGCCGTTCTCGCGCTGGCCGCGCCGCTCGCGGCCTCGGCCCACGTCACCGTGACGCCCGATCAGGTCGACGCCGGAGGCTGGTCGTACCTCACCTTCCGCGCGCCCACCGAGTCCGACACCGCGAGCACGACGAAGCTCGAGTTCCACCTGCCGAAGGACACGCCGTTCACCCACGTCTCGTACCAGCCGGTCGCGGGCTGGACGGCGGAGGTCTCGGAGGAGACGCTTCCCGAGCCCGTCGACGTGCTGGGCAACGAGGTCGCCGAGGCCCCGACGGAGGTCGTCTACACGGCGGAGGACGGCGGCATCGAGCCCGGGCAGGTGCAGATGTTCACGCTCTCGGTCGGCCCCGTCGCCGACACCGGCAGCATCGTCATCCCCGTCACGCAGACCTACAGCGACGGCACGGTGGTGGAGTGGGCGGCGACGCCCGAGCAACTGGAGGAGGACGACACGCTCGATCCCGCCCCCGTGCTCTGGGTGAACGACGCCCCGCCGGCCGATGACCACCACGGCGCGTCGGGCGGCCACGACGACGAGCAGGGCGCCGCGGCGGGAGCGGGGACCGCAGAGGCGGCCGGCTCGACGAACGGCGTCACGCTCGGCTTGAGCGTCGCGGCGCTCGTGATCGCCGCGGGCGGCGTGCTCCTCGGCGCCGTCGCGCTCGCGCGCTCGCGCAGGGCCGCAGAGTGA